In one window of Helianthus annuus cultivar XRQ/B chromosome 17, HanXRQr2.0-SUNRISE, whole genome shotgun sequence DNA:
- the LOC110924879 gene encoding protein ALP1-like encodes MSRRLFLRIADDLAAYDPFFTLRPDARGKTGFTTLQKCTVAIRQLAYGTAADASDEYLNMSERTARECLYKFCKLVVRLYSQKYLRKPNYNDVQNLYQHHQARHGFPGMLGSIDCMHWPWQNCPTAWRGMYTRGDQGHPTIILEVVASQDLWIWHAFFGIPGSNNDINVLQNSEVFDDVIKGIGPDTRFTVSGVEYRRGYYLADGIYPPYSTIVKMVRHPPDEKIKKFAKFQEAARKDIERCFGVLQQRWHIIENPVRAFTPKTLRYCMYACILLHNMILEDEGHAICEYDENAVEQNNVPVSGEQQDLNRFSLHNDFTHANLQSDLIDHIWNLGENNA; translated from the coding sequence ATGAGTCGTCGACTTTTCTTACGTATAGCCGACGATTTAGCCGCTTATGACCCGTTTTTTACCTTGCGACCCGATGCTAGAGGCAAAACGGGCTTCACCACCTTACAGAAATGCACTGTGGCGATTCGTCAACTAGCTTATGGGACGGCAGCCGATGCTTCGGACGAATACTTAAATATGTCCGAAAGAACTGCTAGAGAATGTTTATACAAGTTTTGCAAACTTGTGGTGAGGCTCTACAGCCAAAAATATTTGCGAAAACCGAATTACAATGACGTCCAAAATTTGTATCAACACCACCAAGCAAGGCACGGTTTTCCAGGcatgctcgggagcattgattgcatgcatTGGCCATGGCAGAATTGTCCTACCGCTTGGCGAGGAATGTATACGCGAGGCGATCAGGGACATCCAACAATAATTCTAGAAGTTGTTGCGTCTCAAGACctatggatttggcatgctttctTTGGGATTCCTGGTTCGAATAACGACATCAACGTTCTACAAAATTCTGAGGTTTTTGACGATGTTATAAAAGGGATCGGTCCTGATACGAGGTTCACGGTTTCGGGAGTGGAGTACAGACGCGGGTATTATCTTGCCGATGGAATATACCCACCATACTCTACAATTGTTAAAATGGTTAGGCATCCTCCAGATGAAAAAATAAAGAAATTTGCCAAGTTTCAAGAAGCGGCtagaaaagatattgaacggtGTTTTGGGGTTCTCCAACAAAGATGGCATATTATTGAAAACCCAGTACGCGCTTTTACACCCAAAACGTTGCGATACTGTATGTATGCTTGTATTCTGCTGCATAACATGATCCTCGAAGACGAAGGACATGCAATTTGTGAGTATGACGAGAATGCGGTGGAGCAGAATAATGTTCCGGTTAGCGGAGAACAACAAGATTTAAACAGGTTCTCGTTACATAACGATTTCACACATGCCAATCTTCAATCGGACTTGATCGATCACATTTGGAATCTCGGAGAAAACAACGcgtag